In Stenotrophomonas sp. ASS1, the following proteins share a genomic window:
- a CDS encoding YjbH domain-containing protein gives MRHRSIPLARASVALLSLSVSAVLHAQTAPAPTASDWGGVGLLQTPTARMADDGEVSFTASHTSPYSRYNVVMQPLPWVEGAFRYVSVANRRYGPEWLSGKQNYKDKSIDLKIRLWQESRWAPEVSAGFRDIGGTGLFSSEYLVASKRFGPIDASLGLATGYIGNRGDFSNPLRVISDRFEERPRTQGTGNFNSKGMFRGPVGIFGGIAYQTPWEPLQLKLEYDGNDYKREPQNNNQTQKSPINLGASYAVNPNVQLHLGWERGDTAMFGITLRGNVARAKSTPKLLDPPPVARISAEPPTQSMDDIDWPALSRTLEENAGLRVTDISRRGSEVIVSGEQRRFYYPAQGIGRAARILDADLPPDSTWFTIQNTRLGIPVVESSIERSAFNSYLDNRIPLSELAGHIEQAAPAQQRRESLYTAPLQRFDGAFNIGYQQQLGGPDGFFLFQVAGTYSANLHFTRNTWLSGTVSYNAYNNYNRFRYDAPSNLPRVRTNIRRYLTTEDLTLTNLQFTSNHQLGKDLYGSAYAGLFEAMYGGVGGELLYRPLNERWALGAELNWVKQRDFDQRFSFRDYSTTTGHASFYYQWGDEHKITSMISAGRYLAKDWGATISVARAFDNGVNMGAYATKTDVSSKDFGEGSFDKGIFISIPFDFLLPRSTRARATFAWNPLYRDGGARLSRSYSLYQLTSERDPDFFFDNLENIAK, from the coding sequence ATGCGCCATCGCTCCATCCCACTGGCACGCGCCAGTGTTGCCCTTCTCAGCCTGAGCGTCAGCGCTGTATTGCACGCACAAACAGCCCCCGCCCCTACCGCCAGCGATTGGGGCGGCGTTGGTCTGCTGCAGACCCCCACCGCACGCATGGCCGACGACGGCGAGGTGAGCTTCACCGCAAGCCATACCTCGCCCTACAGCCGCTACAACGTGGTGATGCAGCCCCTGCCATGGGTTGAAGGCGCATTCCGCTATGTATCGGTAGCGAACCGACGCTATGGCCCGGAATGGCTGAGCGGCAAGCAGAACTACAAGGACAAGTCGATCGACCTCAAGATCAGGCTGTGGCAGGAAAGCCGATGGGCCCCCGAGGTGTCCGCAGGCTTCCGCGATATCGGTGGTACCGGCCTGTTCTCCAGCGAGTACCTGGTTGCAAGCAAGCGGTTCGGACCGATCGATGCAAGCCTTGGTCTTGCCACCGGCTACATCGGCAATCGAGGAGACTTCTCGAATCCGCTTCGGGTGATCAGCGATCGCTTTGAAGAGCGTCCGCGCACGCAGGGCACCGGCAACTTCAACAGCAAGGGCATGTTCCGCGGTCCCGTCGGCATCTTCGGCGGCATCGCTTACCAGACCCCATGGGAACCCCTGCAGCTGAAGCTTGAGTATGACGGCAACGACTACAAGCGCGAACCACAGAACAACAATCAGACTCAGAAGAGCCCGATCAACCTGGGCGCAAGCTATGCCGTGAATCCCAACGTGCAACTGCATCTTGGCTGGGAACGGGGCGACACAGCCATGTTCGGCATTACCTTGCGCGGCAATGTGGCTCGAGCGAAGTCAACGCCAAAATTGCTCGACCCGCCGCCAGTCGCACGCATTTCAGCAGAACCCCCGACTCAGTCAATGGATGACATTGACTGGCCCGCACTGAGCCGGACGCTGGAAGAGAACGCTGGCCTCCGTGTCACGGACATCAGCCGGCGCGGCTCGGAAGTTATCGTCAGTGGCGAACAGCGCCGGTTCTACTACCCGGCCCAGGGTATTGGCCGGGCCGCACGCATCCTTGACGCGGATCTACCCCCCGATTCCACGTGGTTCACAATCCAGAACACCCGCCTCGGCATTCCTGTCGTGGAGAGCAGCATCGAGCGCAGCGCCTTCAACAGCTACCTCGACAATCGCATCCCGCTGAGCGAGCTGGCGGGCCACATCGAGCAGGCAGCGCCTGCGCAGCAGCGCCGCGAGAGCCTGTACACAGCGCCGCTTCAGCGCTTTGACGGCGCGTTCAATATTGGATACCAGCAGCAGCTGGGTGGACCGGATGGCTTCTTCCTGTTCCAGGTCGCAGGCACCTACTCGGCCAATCTTCACTTCACGCGGAACACCTGGCTGAGTGGAACGGTCAGCTACAACGCGTACAACAACTACAACCGCTTCCGCTACGACGCGCCAAGCAACCTGCCCCGGGTCCGCACGAACATCCGTAGGTACCTGACTACGGAAGACCTGACCCTGACCAACCTGCAGTTCACCAGCAATCATCAGTTGGGCAAGGACCTGTATGGCTCGGCATATGCCGGCTTGTTCGAGGCCATGTATGGCGGCGTGGGCGGCGAGCTTCTGTACCGCCCCCTAAACGAGCGGTGGGCGCTAGGGGCCGAGCTGAACTGGGTGAAGCAGCGCGATTTCGATCAGCGCTTCAGCTTCCGCGACTACAGCACCACCACCGGCCACGCCAGCTTCTATTATCAGTGGGGCGATGAGCACAAGATCACCAGCATGATCAGCGCCGGCCGCTACCTGGCGAAGGACTGGGGCGCCACAATCTCGGTTGCGCGCGCCTTCGACAATGGCGTCAACATGGGCGCATACGCCACCAAGACCGACGTTTCGTCCAAGGACTTTGGCGAAGGCAGCTTCGACAAGGGCATCTTCATTTCGATTCCCTTCGACTTCCTGCTGCCTCGTTCGACTCGCGCCCGTGCGACGTTCGCCTGGAATCCACTATATCGAGACGGTGGCGCGCGATTGAGTCGAAGCTACTCGCTTTACCAATTGACGTCGGAGCGGGACCCGGACTTCTTCTTCGACAATCTCGAAAACATCGCAAAGTAA
- a CDS encoding phosphatase PAP2 family protein, with protein MSDVWRTLSALGDSRWLLPMALVLLITLPRADARLKWRWLLAIAVTAGVTLASKLAFMGWGIGIKSVHFTGFSGHAAMSSVVYPVVGVLLAGPGKRARAIGLAIGVLLATAIAWSRIPLHAHSLSEVIAGLMLGLGCSTWATHAAGPSSRPSAVAAVAAVLAGMVPPLALPDVHTHQLVIALAKLISGRTEIFQHF; from the coding sequence ATGTCCGACGTCTGGCGAACCCTCTCCGCCCTCGGCGACAGCCGCTGGCTGCTGCCGATGGCCCTAGTGCTACTGATCACCCTGCCCCGTGCAGACGCACGCCTGAAATGGCGATGGCTGCTGGCCATCGCCGTCACCGCCGGCGTCACGCTTGCCTCAAAGCTGGCCTTCATGGGCTGGGGGATTGGCATCAAGAGCGTGCACTTCACCGGTTTCTCCGGGCACGCCGCGATGTCCAGTGTCGTCTATCCAGTCGTTGGTGTACTGCTTGCCGGCCCCGGCAAGCGCGCACGGGCGATCGGCCTGGCAATCGGCGTGCTGCTGGCCACCGCCATTGCCTGGTCACGAATCCCGCTACATGCGCACAGCCTTTCGGAGGTCATTGCCGGGCTGATGCTTGGATTGGGCTGCAGCACGTGGGCAACGCACGCCGCGGGTCCCTCGTCTCGACCAAGCGCAGTGGCAGCAGTTGCTGCCGTACTCGCGGGAATGGTCCCGCCCCTCGCATTGCCCGATGTCCACACACACCAGCTCGTCATCGCGTTGGCAAAGCTCATCTCTGGCAGGACCGAGATCTTCCAGCATTTCTGA
- a CDS encoding capsule biosynthesis GfcC family protein: MTLRPIILGLALALASHAHASSPINIEAAGHVRNPGMHTLPAEARLSAAALAAAPDEEAYMLGTALLRQRALMPQTRLKAGLLFDLETLASQQDAPELADAAAQLARELGDLPVTGREPQLLDPRRLEASASENRPALAGDRVVYPGRPETVQVVGAVVQPCKLQHQATLDARSYRNACALLPVASPDDLYVIQPDGKVQQLGVALWNRSAPVRLAPGAVIYVPLSAAKIRTIAPDVNEDAVRFLATQVLDAPGVSY, encoded by the coding sequence ATGACACTGCGACCGATCATCCTTGGGCTGGCACTGGCGCTGGCCTCACATGCGCATGCCTCATCGCCGATCAACATCGAAGCGGCCGGCCATGTCCGCAATCCCGGCATGCACACGCTTCCCGCCGAGGCCCGTCTCAGCGCAGCCGCACTCGCTGCAGCGCCGGATGAAGAAGCCTATATGCTGGGCACCGCCCTTCTTCGGCAACGTGCACTGATGCCACAGACCCGCCTCAAAGCGGGCCTGCTCTTCGATCTTGAAACACTCGCCTCCCAGCAGGATGCCCCGGAGCTTGCCGACGCGGCCGCACAGCTGGCGCGCGAGCTCGGTGACCTGCCAGTGACCGGGCGCGAACCGCAGCTTCTTGATCCGCGCCGCCTGGAAGCCAGTGCCTCGGAGAATCGGCCCGCGCTGGCGGGCGACCGCGTCGTCTATCCTGGCCGACCAGAAACCGTGCAGGTTGTTGGCGCGGTCGTACAGCCGTGCAAGCTGCAGCATCAAGCCACACTTGACGCACGAAGCTACCGCAACGCGTGTGCCTTGCTGCCGGTGGCGAGCCCTGACGATCTCTACGTCATCCAACCCGACGGCAAGGTGCAGCAGCTCGGCGTGGCGCTGTGGAACCGGAGCGCTCCAGTGCGCTTGGCGCCAGGCGCCGTGATCTACGTACCATTGAGCGCTGCGAAGATCCGCACTATTGCCCCCGATGTCAACGAGGATGCCGTGCGCTTCCTTGCCACCCAGGTGCTGGATGCACCCGGAGTTTCATACTGA
- a CDS encoding glycosyltransferase family 1 protein, with amino-acid sequence MFKRDQFFFDDRWDGPTGIGRYCRELKRRFSSSLSLPLRGNPAGALDVIWLTAFMLLNGRARVVSPGFAAPLLGLSRFVLSVHDLNHVDTSHNTGFLKRLYYRCVLLRACRKAAVVLTVSEFSKNRILAWSGASADRVVVVGNGVSEVFLSSSKNDVTRDAGSGYILCVGNRKAHKNEQAAVRALAGLEDYPELSLVFSGEPSDDLVELARQLGVGNRVRFTGFVSEEQLASLYANASLLLFPSFYEGFGLPAVEAMATGCPVIASRTTALGEVCNDAAVLVSPEADEEIITAVDAVLASVDLRLELKQRGLRRADVFSWTAVHQRAEAAVAGAFGIKVPLK; translated from the coding sequence ATGTTCAAGCGGGATCAGTTCTTCTTTGATGATCGGTGGGACGGTCCGACGGGTATCGGCCGCTATTGCAGGGAGTTGAAGCGTCGATTCTCGTCGAGCTTATCTCTTCCGTTGCGGGGAAACCCTGCGGGGGCTCTGGATGTAATCTGGTTAACCGCATTCATGCTCCTTAATGGGCGTGCAAGGGTTGTTTCCCCTGGATTTGCTGCGCCTTTGCTGGGGCTTTCGCGGTTTGTACTGTCTGTGCATGACCTTAACCACGTGGATACCAGTCATAACACTGGATTTCTTAAGAGGCTTTACTATCGATGCGTCCTGCTGAGGGCGTGCCGAAAGGCGGCAGTGGTGCTTACAGTTTCGGAATTCTCCAAGAATAGGATACTGGCATGGTCTGGGGCATCTGCCGACCGTGTAGTAGTAGTTGGCAATGGTGTTTCGGAGGTTTTTCTCAGTAGCTCAAAGAATGATGTGACTCGAGATGCGGGGAGTGGTTACATCCTCTGCGTGGGAAATCGGAAAGCGCATAAGAATGAGCAGGCGGCCGTACGTGCATTGGCGGGACTGGAGGACTACCCAGAGTTGAGCTTAGTCTTCTCGGGAGAGCCATCTGATGACCTCGTGGAACTTGCGCGGCAGCTTGGAGTAGGGAATCGAGTTCGCTTCACTGGATTCGTGAGTGAGGAGCAGTTGGCTTCGTTGTACGCCAATGCATCCTTGCTACTGTTTCCATCCTTCTATGAAGGGTTCGGCTTGCCTGCCGTAGAGGCAATGGCAACTGGCTGCCCTGTAATTGCATCGAGGACAACCGCACTGGGAGAGGTCTGCAATGACGCCGCAGTGCTAGTGTCGCCAGAAGCAGACGAGGAGATCATAACGGCTGTTGATGCAGTACTTGCCTCAGTCGATTTGCGGCTGGAGCTCAAGCAGCGTGGGTTGCGGCGGGCAGATGTCTTTTCCTGGACGGCGGTGCATCAGCGGGCAGAGGCGGCCGTTGCTGGAGCATTTGGCATTAAGGTTCCCCTGAAATGA
- a CDS encoding polysaccharide biosynthesis/export family protein: MDCKRFVATMTVALTLTGCMWAPGQHLRSSTFARDDQPIGNDQIELIPITPKLIAMERATRDVAALPAALTQYQPGPYRIGAGDILYITVWDHPELTVPAGPQQQLNAAGRPVQSDGTLFYPYIGKISASGKTPAELREELTSKLARYIEAPQVDVSLLTYASQRVWVTGASRQPATVALTVVPLTLGDAISQAGLDPTQADLSGVRLTRNGTTYTIDLDRLGRNGGGDTNVFLAAGDHIYVPYLDHKEVFVVGEVNQPGALNFKTGEISLSQALGRARGLLQTTSNGNAVYVIRGSNDLQSTPSQVFHLEAKSPAAFAVASQFDLQPGDVVFVGAAGVTRWSRFVNQLLPFTAIISNAASARNDLDK, encoded by the coding sequence ATGGACTGCAAGCGTTTCGTAGCCACAATGACGGTGGCACTCACCCTGACCGGCTGCATGTGGGCGCCAGGCCAGCATCTTCGCTCGAGCACCTTCGCTCGCGATGATCAGCCCATTGGCAACGACCAGATCGAACTGATTCCGATCACGCCCAAGCTGATCGCCATGGAGCGCGCCACTCGCGATGTCGCGGCACTGCCCGCCGCCCTGACCCAGTATCAGCCGGGCCCCTACCGCATCGGTGCGGGCGACATTCTCTACATCACCGTATGGGATCATCCCGAACTGACGGTACCCGCTGGCCCCCAACAGCAATTGAATGCTGCCGGCCGCCCCGTCCAATCGGATGGAACACTGTTCTATCCCTACATCGGCAAGATCAGCGCGTCGGGCAAGACACCTGCAGAGCTGCGTGAAGAGCTGACATCCAAGCTCGCCCGCTACATCGAGGCGCCACAGGTGGATGTATCACTACTGACGTACGCAAGCCAACGCGTGTGGGTTACCGGCGCCTCGCGCCAGCCCGCCACCGTTGCGCTCACGGTCGTGCCCTTGACGTTGGGCGATGCCATCAGCCAAGCGGGCCTGGACCCGACGCAAGCGGACCTCTCCGGCGTACGCCTCACCCGCAACGGCACCACCTACACCATCGACCTGGATCGACTTGGCCGCAACGGCGGAGGCGACACCAATGTGTTCCTGGCTGCCGGCGATCATATTTACGTGCCTTACCTGGATCACAAGGAAGTGTTCGTGGTAGGTGAAGTCAATCAACCCGGTGCACTGAACTTCAAGACCGGCGAGATTTCCCTGAGCCAGGCACTTGGCCGAGCACGCGGCCTGTTGCAGACCACCTCCAACGGCAACGCTGTCTACGTGATCCGCGGCTCGAATGACCTGCAGAGCACTCCGTCGCAGGTGTTCCACCTGGAAGCGAAGTCACCCGCTGCATTTGCCGTGGCCAGCCAGTTCGACCTGCAGCCCGGCGATGTCGTGTTTGTCGGCGCCGCTGGCGTGACCCGCTGGAGCCGGTTCGTGAACCAGCTGCTACCCTTCACCGCCATCATCAGCAACGCTGCCAGCGCGCGCAACGATCTGGACAAGTAA
- a CDS encoding glycosyltransferase family 4 protein: protein MRVAIIHDWLTVNAGAEKVLKQMLLLYPHAEIFTLVDFLPEEDRSFLGSHKVHTSFIQKLPRARKSYRSYLPLMPLAIEQFDLSGFDLVLSSSYAVAKGVLTGPDQVHVCYCHSPIRYAWDLQPQYLRESGLDRGLKSAIARIILSYIRMWDVRTANGVDHFIANSTFIARRIRKVYGRESVVIPPPVDIPETLPSSIRQDYYVTASRLVPYKRIDLIIEAFNRMPDRKLVVIGSGPMLDQMKRLAKHNVSVLGYQPQEVLEKHLAEARAFVFAAEEDFGIAPVEAQAFGTPVIAFGKGGILDSVIEGETGTFFECQSAESIIDAISRFESDLRQWDHAQIARHAGTFNPNSFRERLRTEISAASTLAGKEG, encoded by the coding sequence ATGCGTGTAGCAATCATCCACGACTGGCTTACAGTCAATGCAGGTGCCGAGAAGGTACTGAAGCAGATGCTACTGCTGTACCCCCACGCAGAGATATTCACTCTGGTGGACTTCCTCCCTGAGGAAGATCGCTCTTTCCTTGGCAGCCACAAGGTTCACACCAGTTTCATCCAGAAACTGCCACGTGCACGCAAAAGCTATCGGAGTTATCTTCCGCTCATGCCGCTTGCCATCGAGCAGTTTGATCTCAGCGGCTTCGACCTTGTTCTATCAAGCAGCTACGCAGTAGCCAAAGGCGTGCTCACTGGCCCAGATCAAGTCCATGTGTGCTACTGCCACTCCCCGATTCGCTATGCTTGGGACCTTCAGCCGCAGTATCTGCGCGAATCCGGGCTGGACCGGGGCCTGAAGAGTGCCATCGCACGGATCATTCTCTCCTATATTCGCATGTGGGACGTTCGGACCGCCAACGGTGTGGACCATTTCATCGCCAACTCGACGTTCATTGCTCGGCGTATTCGCAAGGTCTACGGGCGCGAATCTGTTGTGATCCCGCCACCAGTTGATATCCCGGAGACTCTCCCCAGCTCTATCCGCCAAGACTACTACGTCACCGCTTCCCGGCTGGTGCCCTACAAGCGCATCGACCTTATCATCGAAGCGTTCAATCGAATGCCTGATCGCAAGCTTGTTGTTATTGGCAGCGGCCCAATGCTGGATCAGATGAAGCGGCTCGCCAAGCACAACGTGAGCGTTCTCGGATACCAGCCCCAGGAAGTGCTCGAGAAGCATCTTGCCGAGGCACGCGCCTTCGTGTTTGCGGCTGAAGAGGACTTTGGTATTGCGCCGGTGGAAGCGCAAGCGTTTGGAACGCCGGTGATTGCGTTTGGGAAAGGGGGAATTCTGGATAGCGTCATCGAGGGCGAGACAGGCACATTCTTTGAGTGCCAGAGCGCAGAATCCATAATTGATGCAATTAGTCGATTCGAGTCTGATCTACGCCAATGGGATCATGCCCAGATTGCAAGACATGCCGGGACCTTTAATCCAAACTCGTTTCGTGAACGCCTGAGAACGGAAATCTCTGCAGCAAGCACCCTCGCGGGGAAAGAAGGATAG
- a CDS encoding YjbF family lipoprotein, translating to MSRIAQAATRRANRQRPVALALLVLITATSCGVVGKTSVKSVQMALRGKPNVEPTATEVATNRFPQIKVTGPAGGAVLVLGNIDSGRQAWYSSERSIVFLRDGIVVGTHGSSPELEDMTLEGDSPFHALHRIADGTTVQRHYDVMPDYRYGMSVTGTLTTLGKEKVHILESERELLHVRERLQGDGWKRDNHYWVDPANGFIWKSIQAIAPDTSLEVVQLKPYSQDLQNR from the coding sequence GTGAGCAGGATCGCTCAGGCTGCCACCCGACGTGCAAACCGCCAGCGCCCCGTGGCGCTGGCCTTGCTTGTACTCATCACCGCAACCAGTTGCGGCGTTGTGGGCAAGACCAGCGTCAAGTCGGTGCAGATGGCGCTTCGGGGCAAGCCCAACGTGGAACCCACGGCCACCGAGGTGGCCACCAATCGATTCCCGCAGATCAAGGTCACCGGTCCAGCGGGTGGCGCCGTTCTGGTACTTGGCAACATCGACTCCGGGCGCCAGGCGTGGTACAGCTCCGAGCGAAGCATCGTCTTCCTCAGGGATGGCATCGTCGTCGGAACCCATGGCAGCAGCCCGGAACTTGAGGACATGACGCTCGAAGGGGATTCCCCCTTCCACGCGCTGCATCGGATAGCGGATGGCACGACCGTGCAGCGCCATTACGACGTCATGCCTGATTACCGGTATGGAATGAGCGTCACCGGCACCCTGACCACCCTGGGCAAGGAGAAGGTCCATATCCTGGAGAGCGAGCGCGAGCTGTTGCACGTGCGGGAGCGACTTCAGGGCGACGGCTGGAAGCGCGACAACCACTACTGGGTCGATCCTGCCAACGGGTTCATCTGGAAGAGCATCCAGGCCATTGCACCCGACACCAGCCTTGAAGTTGTCCAGCTCAAGCCCTACTCGCAGGACCTGCAGAACCGATGA
- a CDS encoding O-antigen ligase family protein — MIMRANFPVVPSAGGRVEGQFGLRSWLSFAIIVCIGFQQFPVVRIGGSFRLYELLALALLMVSIASRSIFRQRELWSFAFLVLSPVLSLVIFWVAWKDDISGYYERFGVLGQLRYTALAATVVPCFYFLLCWVAFSEISRSKALFGRRDLVIRWIVYSGNFIGLFALFAAFMNGVLGVQTPIQLLPEFVQNVGKISYGFRAYGFSQEPSFYVLYQGWVILLTYYYRHLFSRILGLYFLIIAAVCLILTMSSALIGLVGAVGLTSLMVGSVRGRMKRIAVFAALLAIALGAAYLAGYGGMLEYAFYHKLVGFFSVPTTTLDSGQFRAYTSLVGLEIFKEYPITGVGPGASIFFMHAHEYKIPIYVFGESLNPGSFPQNSYAAILAELGLIGFVFFLMFSFYISAKVLKCARRSDEALPYLVGVVFTLASLLSIAPAYSMFIWVFPAFALCVVNGLERGRRELG; from the coding sequence ATGATCATGCGGGCGAATTTTCCCGTTGTTCCATCGGCTGGGGGCCGGGTAGAGGGTCAGTTCGGTTTGCGGTCCTGGCTTTCCTTTGCAATCATTGTATGCATTGGTTTTCAACAGTTTCCTGTGGTTCGTATTGGTGGTTCGTTTAGGCTTTACGAACTTTTGGCGTTGGCGCTACTAATGGTCTCAATAGCATCCAGGTCTATATTCAGGCAGCGTGAACTATGGTCGTTCGCATTTCTGGTGCTCTCGCCGGTGCTCTCGCTAGTCATTTTCTGGGTCGCTTGGAAGGATGACATCAGTGGATACTACGAACGATTTGGCGTACTCGGACAGCTTCGCTACACCGCCTTGGCGGCGACGGTGGTCCCGTGTTTCTATTTCCTGCTTTGTTGGGTTGCATTCTCTGAGATAAGTCGATCGAAGGCGCTTTTTGGTAGGCGTGATCTGGTTATTCGTTGGATTGTGTATTCTGGAAATTTCATAGGTTTGTTTGCGTTGTTCGCCGCGTTCATGAACGGTGTTCTTGGCGTTCAAACTCCAATCCAGTTGCTTCCTGAGTTCGTGCAGAATGTGGGGAAAATTAGCTACGGCTTCAGGGCGTATGGGTTCAGTCAGGAGCCTAGCTTTTATGTGCTCTATCAGGGTTGGGTAATTCTGTTGACCTACTACTATCGACATCTCTTTTCCAGGATTCTGGGGTTATATTTTCTAATTATTGCCGCAGTTTGCTTGATTTTGACAATGTCGAGTGCCCTGATCGGACTTGTTGGCGCTGTTGGGCTGACAAGCCTCATGGTTGGCAGTGTCAGGGGCAGGATGAAGCGGATTGCCGTCTTCGCGGCACTTCTGGCGATTGCTCTTGGTGCTGCGTATCTTGCGGGGTATGGCGGAATGCTTGAGTATGCGTTCTATCACAAGCTGGTAGGATTCTTTTCCGTGCCGACAACCACGTTGGACTCCGGGCAGTTTCGGGCTTACACATCATTGGTCGGTCTGGAGATTTTCAAAGAGTATCCGATAACTGGCGTTGGTCCGGGCGCGAGCATTTTCTTTATGCACGCGCATGAGTACAAGATTCCTATTTATGTCTTTGGCGAGAGTTTGAATCCAGGCTCATTCCCGCAGAATTCGTACGCCGCGATTCTTGCAGAGCTGGGTCTCATTGGTTTTGTTTTCTTTCTGATGTTCTCGTTCTATATTTCTGCAAAGGTTCTCAAGTGCGCGCGTCGCAGTGATGAGGCGCTGCCTTATCTGGTAGGGGTTGTCTTTACTCTTGCGTCGCTACTTTCAATTGCGCCTGCCTATTCCATGTTTATCTGGGTTTTTCCGGCATTCGCACTTTGTGTCGTAAATGGATTGGAGCGAGGACGCCGGGAGCTTGGCTAG